In a genomic window of Numenius arquata chromosome 5, bNumArq3.hap1.1, whole genome shotgun sequence:
- the PCGF1 gene encoding polycomb group RING finger protein 1 isoform X2: protein MKELNEHIVCCLCAGYFIDATTITECLHTFCKSCIVKYLQTSKYCPMCNTKIHETQPLLNLKLDRVMQDIVYKLVPGLQESEEKRIREFYQSRGLDRVTQPSSEDTVGGDPMGLPYSTFDHSRAHYFRYDEHVSLCLEKQSSSKDKSKAVLQQKYVRCSVRAQIRHLRRVLCHRLGLPLQHVQILFNNEALPDHMTMKQLWLSRWFGKPAPLLLHYSIKDKRR from the exons ATGAAAGAGCTGAATGAGCACATCGTGTGCTGCCTGTGTGCCGGGTACTTCATCGATGCCACAACCATCACTGAGTGCCTGCACACGT TCTGCAAGAGCTGCATCGTCAAGTACCTGCAGACCAGCAAGTACTGCCCCATGTGCAACACCAAGATCCACGAGACACAGCCGCTGCTTAACCTCAAGCTGGACCGTGTCATGCAGGACATCGTCTACAAGCTGGTGCCCGGCCTGCAGGAAA GTGAAGAGAAGAGGATCCGGGAATTCTACCAGTCCCGTGGCCTTGACCGAGTGACACAGCCCAGCAGCGAGG ACACGGTTGGGGGCGACCCCATGGGGCTCCCCTACAGCACCTTCGATCACTCCCGCGCCCACTACTTCCGCTACGACGAGCATGTCTCGCTCTGCCTGGAGAAGCAGAG CTCCAGTAAGGACAAGAGCAAGGCCGTGCTGCAG CAGAAGTACGTGAGATGCTCCGTGCGGGCACAGATCCGGCACCTGCGGAGAGTCCTGTGCCACCGCCTGGGGCTGCCGCTGCAGCAC GTGCAGATCCTGTTCAACAACGAGGCCCTCCCCGACCACATGACGATGAAGCAGCTCTGGCTCTCACGCTGGTTCGGCAAG CCGGCGCCCCTTCTGCTGCACTACAGCATCAAGGACAAGAGGAGGtag
- the PCGF1 gene encoding polycomb group RING finger protein 1 isoform X1 — MASPPQGGPMAIAMRLRNQLQAVYKMDPLRNEEEVKVKMKELNEHIVCCLCAGYFIDATTITECLHTFCKSCIVKYLQTSKYCPMCNTKIHETQPLLNLKLDRVMQDIVYKLVPGLQESEEKRIREFYQSRGLDRVTQPSSEDTVGGDPMGLPYSTFDHSRAHYFRYDEHVSLCLEKQSSSKDKSKAVLQQKYVRCSVRAQIRHLRRVLCHRLGLPLQHVQILFNNEALPDHMTMKQLWLSRWFGKPAPLLLHYSIKDKRR, encoded by the exons ATGGCGTCGCCTCCTCAGGGGGGCCCGATGGCGATCGCCATGCGGCTGCGGAACCAGCTCCAGGCCGTCTACAAGATGGATCCGCTTCGGAACGAG GAGGAGGTAAAGGTGAAGATGAAAGAGCTGAATGAGCACATCGTGTGCTGCCTGTGTGCCGGGTACTTCATCGATGCCACAACCATCACTGAGTGCCTGCACACGT TCTGCAAGAGCTGCATCGTCAAGTACCTGCAGACCAGCAAGTACTGCCCCATGTGCAACACCAAGATCCACGAGACACAGCCGCTGCTTAACCTCAAGCTGGACCGTGTCATGCAGGACATCGTCTACAAGCTGGTGCCCGGCCTGCAGGAAA GTGAAGAGAAGAGGATCCGGGAATTCTACCAGTCCCGTGGCCTTGACCGAGTGACACAGCCCAGCAGCGAGG ACACGGTTGGGGGCGACCCCATGGGGCTCCCCTACAGCACCTTCGATCACTCCCGCGCCCACTACTTCCGCTACGACGAGCATGTCTCGCTCTGCCTGGAGAAGCAGAG CTCCAGTAAGGACAAGAGCAAGGCCGTGCTGCAG CAGAAGTACGTGAGATGCTCCGTGCGGGCACAGATCCGGCACCTGCGGAGAGTCCTGTGCCACCGCCTGGGGCTGCCGCTGCAGCAC GTGCAGATCCTGTTCAACAACGAGGCCCTCCCCGACCACATGACGATGAAGCAGCTCTGGCTCTCACGCTGGTTCGGCAAG CCGGCGCCCCTTCTGCTGCACTACAGCATCAAGGACAAGAGGAGGtag